The following is a genomic window from bacterium.
GCCGAATAGGCCATGATCGGGAGATGCGAAAATCCGGCGCCATCCAGGGCCTTTCGAATGCCGCCCACGCGCCCGTCCATCATGTCGGAGGGGGCGATGACGTCCGCGCCGGCCTGGGCGTGGCTCACGGCGGTCCGTTCCAGAAGCTCGAGGGTCGGATCGTTGAGAATTCGCCCGTCTTCCACGATGCCGCAGTGTCCGTGGGCCATGTACTCGCACAAGCAGACGTCGGTCATCACGCAAAGGTCCGGATAGACCCGCTTCAGGGCGCGGACCGCCCGCTGAACGACGCCATTTTCCGCATACGCTTCCGAGGCATGGTCATCCTTGTGATCGGGAATGCCGAAGAGAATAACGCCGGGAATTCCGAGGTCCGCCACCTCGCGGCAATCCTCGACCAGCTTGTCCACCGAGAGCTGGTATTGTCCCGGCATGGAGGAAATCTCCTGCTTCACGCCCTCCCCCTCGACGACGAACATCGGATAGATCAGCCGATCCACCGAAAGGCGGGTCTCCCGCACCATCCGGCGAAGAGTTTCCGTCTCCCGGGTGCGGCGGGTCCGGTGCACCACATCTTCACGAAGAGTGCCCAGCAGTGAACTGAAATTGCTCATCGCCTCGATACCTCCTCCGTTGCTCCCTACCGGGACCAGGGGTCATCCCAGTCGAGGGCCGGATGAAAACGGAAATAATCCGCTATCTCGCGCGTCA
Proteins encoded in this region:
- the hemB gene encoding porphobilinogen synthase, encoding MSNFSSLLGTLREDVVHRTRRTRETETLRRMVRETRLSVDRLIYPMFVVEGEGVKQEISSMPGQYQLSVDKLVEDCREVADLGIPGVILFGIPDHKDDHASEAYAENGVVQRAVRALKRVYPDLCVMTDVCLCEYMAHGHCGIVEDGRILNDPTLELLERTAVSHAQAGADVIAPSDMMDGRVGGIRKALDGAGFSHLPIMAYSAKYASCFYGPFRVAAESAPSFGDRNSYQMDPANSREAMREIDFDLDEGADIIMVKPALPYLDIIARARERVDCPIAAYNVSGEFAMITAASRNGWIDGERAFLETLTSICRAGADMVLTYFAKDAARRLAGDTKTPLSWM